A DNA window from Kiritimatiellaceae bacterium contains the following coding sequences:
- the purN gene encoding phosphoribosylglycinamide formyltransferase — MLNLAIFGSGSGSNYQAIAEAIAAGRLDARIACVISDIQDATILERARKLGHPAVYLDCAPFKTKLDGDAEQHAIELIRQHGGDFIALAGFMRIIKPGLLNAFAGRIINIHPSLLPNFPGLEAGRQALEAGAKETGCTVHFVDGGIDTGPIIVQRKVPVLPDDTVESLMTRIHAQEHIAYPEALQKIAKRPVSRPIIQNLEKG; from the coding sequence ATGCTGAATCTGGCTATTTTCGGATCGGGGTCAGGCTCCAACTATCAGGCGATAGCCGAGGCCATCGCCGCCGGACGCCTTGATGCCCGCATCGCCTGCGTCATCTCCGACATCCAAGACGCAACCATCCTTGAACGGGCCCGCAAACTGGGACATCCCGCCGTCTATCTCGACTGTGCACCGTTTAAAACCAAACTCGACGGCGACGCTGAACAGCACGCCATTGAACTTATACGGCAGCACGGCGGCGACTTTATCGCCCTCGCCGGATTCATGCGCATCATAAAACCCGGCCTGCTGAACGCTTTCGCCGGACGCATTATCAACATTCACCCTTCCCTGCTGCCGAATTTCCCCGGCCTCGAAGCCGGACGGCAGGCGCTTGAAGCCGGCGCCAAAGAAACCGGGTGTACCGTCCATTTTGTCGACGGCGGCATCGACACCGGCCCGATTATCGTTCAGCGCAAGGTACCGGTTCTGCCCGACGACACCGTCGAAAGTCTAATGACCCGTATTCACGCTCAGGAACACATCGCCTACCCCGAGGCGCTTCAAAAAATCGCTAAGCGCCCGGTCAGCCGACCGATTATTCAGAATTTAGAAAAAGGGTAA